Proteins co-encoded in one Klebsiella michiganensis genomic window:
- a CDS encoding XylR family transcriptional regulator, producing MFEKRHRITLLFNANKVYDRQVVEGVGEYLQASQSEWDIFIEEDFRARIDNIKEWLGDGVIADFDDREIERLLEGAEVPIVGVGGSYHTPEHYPAVHYIATDNHALVESAFLQLKEKGVQRFAFYGLPGSSGKRWAAEREHAFRQLVAKEKYRGVVYQGIETAPENWQHAQNRLADWVQTLPPQTGIIAVTDARARHLLQVCEHLHIPVPEKLCVIGIDNEELTRYLSRVALSSVAQGTRQMGYQAAKLLHRLLDSEILPLQRVLVPPVRVVERRSTDYRSLHDPAVIQAMHYIRNHACKGIKVEQVLDAVGISRSNLEKRFKEEVGETIHAVIHAEKLEKARSLLISTSLSINEISQMCGYPSLQYFYSVFKKEYDATPKEHRDRFSEILV from the coding sequence ATGTTTGAGAAACGTCATCGTATCACGCTGTTATTCAACGCCAATAAAGTCTATGACCGCCAGGTGGTCGAAGGCGTGGGGGAATATTTGCAGGCATCTCAATCAGAGTGGGATATTTTTATCGAAGAGGACTTTCGCGCCCGCATCGATAACATCAAAGAATGGCTGGGCGACGGCGTGATTGCCGATTTTGACGATCGGGAGATTGAACGCCTGCTGGAGGGCGCCGAGGTTCCGATTGTGGGCGTCGGTGGCTCCTACCACACGCCGGAGCACTATCCCGCCGTTCATTACATCGCTACCGACAACCACGCGCTGGTAGAAAGTGCCTTCCTGCAATTGAAAGAAAAAGGCGTTCAGCGTTTTGCTTTTTATGGGCTTCCCGGCTCGAGCGGCAAACGCTGGGCCGCCGAGCGCGAGCACGCTTTTCGTCAGCTGGTTGCGAAGGAGAAGTACCGGGGCGTGGTTTATCAGGGCATCGAAACGGCACCTGAAAACTGGCAGCACGCCCAAAACCGCCTGGCTGACTGGGTACAAACGCTGCCGCCCCAGACCGGCATTATTGCGGTCACCGACGCCCGCGCCCGCCACCTGCTACAGGTCTGCGAGCATCTGCATATCCCCGTCCCGGAAAAGCTTTGTGTGATCGGCATCGATAACGAGGAGCTGACCCGCTATTTATCCCGGGTGGCGCTCTCGTCGGTGGCACAGGGCACACGCCAGATGGGGTATCAGGCGGCCAAACTGCTACACCGCCTGCTGGATAGCGAAATACTGCCGCTGCAGCGCGTACTTGTGCCGCCGGTCAGGGTTGTGGAACGCCGCTCCACGGATTACCGTTCGCTGCATGACCCGGCGGTGATCCAGGCGATGCATTACATCCGCAATCACGCCTGCAAGGGAATTAAAGTCGAGCAAGTACTGGATGCCGTGGGGATCTCGCGCTCAAATCTGGAGAAACGATTTAAAGAGGAGGTCGGCGAGACGATTCACGCGGTGATTCATGCGGAGAAGCTGGAGAAAGCGCGCAGCCTTCTTATTTCAACGTCTTTATCTATCAATGAAATATCGCAGATGTGTGGCTACCCGTCCTTGCAATATTTCTATTCGGTATTCAAAAAAGAATATGACGCCACGCCCAAAGAACACCGCGATAGATTTAGCGAAATTTTAGTTTAA
- the malS gene encoding alpha-amylase (periplasmic enzyme that degrades maltodextrins that enter via the outer membrane porin LamB; hydrolyzes alpha-(1,4) glycosidic linkages; contains internal disulfide bonds) yields MKRLPLCLLFTPCLAYAGWNAPGLSPFQATSPGLFISATHLEKGSLPLRLTLDTQCWQPSEAIKLNQVLSLSPCAGDAPAWRLFRTGEYQAQIDTRSGTPTLMLSLKPEISGQPQQEVAQCPKWDGKPLTVEVSSTFPEGSLVRDFYSGNTAKVEQGHITLMPAADSGGLLLLEFAAVEKPAPFSWHNATVYFVLTDRFENGNPDNDRSYGRHKDGMQEIGTFHGGDLAGLTNRLDYLQQLGVNALWISSPLAQIHGWVGGGTKGDFPHYAYHGYYTQDWTRLDANMGNEADLRRLVDEAHRRGIRILFDVVMNHTGYATLADMQEYQFGALYLKGDELKKTLGERWTDWKPAPGQSWHSFNDYINFSDKAAWDKWWGKAWIRTDIGDYDTPGFDDLTMSLAFLPDLKTEATAPAELPVFYRHKPDTAAKTIPGYTVRDYLTHWLSQWVRDYGIDGFRVDTAKHVEKAAWLQLKTQSSAALAEWKRANPDKKIDDAPFWMTGEAWGHGVMKSDYYTSGFDAMINFDYQEQAAKAVDCLATIAPTWQQMSDKLQPFNVLSYLSSHDTRLFREGGQKAAELLLLTPGAVQIFYGDETQRPFGPTGSDPLQGTRSDMNWQDVTGKQAATLAHWQKLSQFRARHQAIGAGKQTTLSVKQGYAFSRVSGDDRVMVVWAGNP; encoded by the coding sequence ATGAAACGACTTCCTCTCTGCCTGTTGTTCACGCCCTGCCTCGCATACGCGGGCTGGAACGCGCCGGGGCTTTCTCCTTTTCAGGCTACGAGTCCGGGCCTGTTTATCAGCGCTACGCACCTCGAAAAAGGCTCTCTTCCCCTCAGGCTGACGCTGGATACTCAATGCTGGCAGCCCTCAGAGGCCATCAAACTGAATCAGGTTCTGTCCCTTTCGCCTTGCGCCGGGGACGCCCCGGCGTGGCGGCTTTTCCGCACCGGAGAGTACCAGGCGCAAATCGATACCCGAAGCGGGACGCCAACGCTGATGCTGAGCCTGAAGCCGGAGATAAGCGGCCAGCCTCAGCAAGAGGTGGCGCAGTGCCCGAAATGGGATGGAAAGCCGCTCACCGTTGAGGTCAGCAGTACCTTCCCGGAAGGCTCACTGGTGCGGGATTTCTACAGTGGAAACACGGCCAAGGTTGAGCAAGGCCACATCACCCTGATGCCCGCGGCCGACAGCGGCGGTTTATTGCTGCTGGAGTTCGCCGCCGTGGAGAAGCCAGCCCCGTTTAGCTGGCACAATGCGACGGTCTATTTCGTTCTCACCGACCGATTTGAAAACGGCAACCCGGACAACGATCGCAGCTATGGCCGCCATAAAGACGGCATGCAGGAGATTGGCACTTTCCACGGTGGCGATCTTGCCGGGCTGACCAACAGGCTGGATTACCTGCAGCAGCTTGGCGTTAACGCGCTCTGGATAAGCTCCCCGCTGGCGCAAATTCACGGCTGGGTAGGCGGCGGCACCAAAGGCGACTTCCCCCACTACGCCTACCACGGCTATTACACCCAGGACTGGACCCGCCTGGATGCCAACATGGGCAACGAAGCCGATCTCCGCCGGCTGGTGGATGAAGCCCACAGGCGCGGGATCCGCATTCTGTTTGACGTCGTCATGAATCACACCGGATATGCGACGCTCGCTGACATGCAGGAGTATCAGTTTGGCGCCCTCTATCTCAAAGGTGATGAGCTTAAGAAAACGCTCGGCGAACGGTGGACTGACTGGAAACCAGCGCCCGGCCAAAGCTGGCATAGCTTTAACGATTACATTAACTTCAGCGACAAAGCCGCGTGGGATAAGTGGTGGGGCAAAGCCTGGATCAGAACGGATATCGGCGATTACGACACCCCCGGCTTTGACGACTTAACCATGTCGCTCGCCTTCCTGCCCGATTTGAAAACCGAAGCGACCGCTCCGGCAGAACTCCCGGTGTTTTACCGCCACAAGCCGGACACCGCCGCGAAGACGATACCTGGCTATACGGTTCGCGATTACCTGACCCACTGGCTAAGTCAGTGGGTGCGGGACTATGGCATTGATGGTTTCAGGGTGGATACCGCAAAACACGTTGAAAAAGCGGCCTGGCTGCAGCTAAAAACCCAGTCCAGCGCGGCACTGGCCGAATGGAAGCGGGCCAACCCGGACAAAAAAATCGATGACGCACCGTTCTGGATGACGGGCGAAGCCTGGGGGCACGGCGTGATGAAAAGCGATTATTACACCAGCGGCTTCGACGCGATGATCAACTTCGACTATCAGGAGCAAGCGGCCAAAGCGGTGGATTGCCTGGCCACCATTGCCCCCACCTGGCAGCAAATGTCAGACAAACTTCAGCCATTTAACGTGCTGAGCTATCTCTCCTCCCACGATACCCGCCTGTTCCGGGAAGGCGGGCAAAAAGCGGCGGAGCTGTTGCTGCTCACGCCAGGTGCGGTGCAGATTTTCTACGGGGATGAAACCCAAAGGCCGTTTGGCCCGACGGGCTCTGACCCGCTGCAGGGCACCCGCTCGGATATGAACTGGCAGGATGTCACCGGCAAGCAGGCCGCGACGCTTGCCCACTGGCAGAAGCTGAGCCAGTTCCGCGCCCGCCACCAGGCCATCGGCGCAGGAAAACAAACGACGCTGAGCGTAAAACAGGGCTATGCGTTTAGCCGGGTCAGTGGTGATGACAGGGTGATGGTGGTGTGGGCGGGGAATCCGTAG